From Bos indicus isolate NIAB-ARS_2022 breed Sahiwal x Tharparkar chromosome X, NIAB-ARS_B.indTharparkar_mat_pri_1.0, whole genome shotgun sequence:
ATCACTAAAACTGCCTCCAGGAAACCCCCTACCCAAGCCCTGAATCCCCTCCGTGGGTCAGGGAAGGCTCTCAAGGAGCCCCATCGTCAAGTGTGAGCACCATTTCAAGACTCCCACCCACTCCTGGATTCATTTCCTGGGATCTGGGTACCAAAAGGACCCCCCTCCCATTTAATTCCTCACTAGGACTAAAAAAATCTTCAGGGAACCCTTGAGCCCCCTCCCGGGACCCCTGTTCGTGCCTTGGCATCTCAGGAGCCCCCTCGATGGCCAGCaccccctcctcacctccctgcTCCTCTCAGCTCTTGAAGCGGCAACTCAGAACTGGGGCTCTGGGACCCCGCCACCGGGCGGCAGGGCTCCCACTCAGCCAGACCCTGCCTTCGCCTGCCCTCTGACCAATCAACACCTCGGGTTTTGTCGGTGGCTAATCAGCACTGCCAGTGCTCCATCTGCCCCgcggtttgttgttttttttttttccctgtagagttttaagtttaattcagtTTCCCTCTTCTTGTTCTGGGTGGGGGAAAGAGAGGGGTTGCCTCCCTTCATCTGAACCCTCGTTGAAGTAAACAGAGGTTTCCCGGGCAGGCGGTGGAGATGGACTGAAAGATCAAAGGAACAGACCTACATctagagagaggaaaagacagaCAGAGGGAACTGACTCAGGTCAGACACACGGCAGAATGGAATGGATGgcaggaggagagacagagataggAAGAGAAATGATCTCAAATAGAGACGAGCAGGCAGAAGAAATAGCACAAGGACAGAAAACAGGAAGGGATAGAAAGACACGGGGAGTGTGAGGGAGTGATAGGCAGCTGGGCAGTAAGGGGAGAAAGACTCAGAAACGGTGGGCAGGGAGAGGCGCATGCAAGCTCCTGGACAAATGCAGATGGACAGGTGGACACagccagacacatccacaaacaTAGATTAGGAACAGACACACTGGCCCAAAGGGACAGAGCAAGTGGCTGAGGCTGAGAGACACAGATGGGGGCAGGTGGCAACAGGCAGAGAAAGTCAGATTCAGGCAGAAGAACAGACAGATGTGAGGACAGCAGTGGGACAGGTGCAGGGAGAGACACAGCCAGGCCACCATAGGCTGACCTCAGACAGACAGCCCAATGGAGAAAGGACCCTAGATCTTGGGGGGGGTCCCCAGAGGGAGGCAAGGAGGGAATTTGTAGTTGGGTGGAGAGTGTGGATACACGCTGTCTGTAAATTGGGCACGCCCTGAATTCCTGGACCCCAGCCTAGGCGTTGGGTGGAGCCTGTCCATGCCCTAACTGAGGAGCCccactgtctgtctgtctctcttaaATAGGGGTCTGTGTGTTGACTCCATTCGGGCATGTGACAAGCATGTCTGTTTCAGGCGAAGCATGTGTCTCCTGCAGGAAGTCAGGAGCGTATACATGGGGTCCGGGCCCCACTTGACTGGGCTGCTTGAGGCCCAGGTGGACAAGAAGCCTCTGTCCTGGCCCCTCCACCCACCTGCCCGCCCCCCACAGGGAGCACAGAATTCCCGGAAAGGCCAGGGGCTGGCTAGGGCTTCAAAGCTAGCCTGGAGGCTTCCACCCCACTGGCAGTGGGAGGAGGGTGAGGGATGGGGCGTTTCCTTCCCCTTAGCAGGAGAGGGACTCTCGAACACTCAGGGATCACAGCCCCATCCAGGGGCTTAGAGATGGAGGCAGACTCACCACCACCCACAGAGGTACACAAACTCCTGTGTAGACTCACAGCCACATACAGAGAATACAGGCTGACTGATTCGAACACACACAGACTGCACATGGAGAGCCAAGGCGATGGGACAGCTGTGCAGAGGGACTTAGTCTTATAAGTATCGTCATCCACAGCCTCAGTGCTGCACACGGAGATAACAGACAGATACAGGAATAGGCTCTCACTGCTTTACTGCTACTGCAGACTCACAGATATCATCGTCACCCACAGACTCGTGGCCACTTGAAAGAGAACCAATGGGCAAatcacacacagactcacagccACACACAGAGCCAGAGCACACAGACAAATACAATTCCACACAACCAACAACATTATACACAATCCCAGCATCTCCCACACACATGATTGCAGGTTCAGACGACCCTGGAGGCCAACATTCAGGTTCAGCCTCTATAGTGATACTTCTGTGCATGTGAACTTGTGTATGAACTGTGACCACATACAGCTGTGGTCACAGAGAGAGGTACGCACAGCCAGACACGATTGTAGAGACAGAGAAGCCGTAGTCACAGATACATGCACAACTGCACTCAGGAAAACAGGTGGACACAGCTGTGTATACACAACTATTTACACAAATTAAGTCAGGGAAGATGTGCACAGAGAACACACATATAGGCACACAAACGGAAGAAACAGGGATGCAGAAAGTACATTTACTATCATTACAAAGAGGAAATCCAGAAAATACACCTAAAACTTtttgaagaagaaacaaaggagcATTTGCTTGCACCAAAGGAAATACCCTTAGGACacacaatccagtattcttgcctggagaatcctcatggacagaggagcctgacgagctacagtccatggggttgcaaagagttggacacgactgattgactaagcacacataggGCATACACATCTACAGCCACTCACAAGTAGAGACACAAACATGGTGATAGAGAAGAAAGACACACAGAcatcagagacagacacacagagaagagacaGACTTCTCACCCATGAGCATtacaaaggagacacagaagcactcagagaacacacacacagccccataGAGATGACTGCACAAGCAGACGGGACCAACAGTTAGTTGCCAAAAAGGAAATACAAGTTGGATAGGCAACCGTGGACACAAGACACAACCAGGCAAGTAACATACTAAGACACATGTGGAGCTCACATACATGTGTTTGTGGCTGGGACCATGTATAGGCAGCTGAGATACCCTCAGGTattcacacacatgcatgcgtgcatgtgcacacacacactactccCGTCTGTCCGGGCCTACTGTGTCTCTAGTCTCCTCTTCTCCCCAAGAGCCATTACACACCTGTGCCCCAGGCCAGCCAGGGAAAGAGACACCTGTCAGCTGAGACCTTGGCCCAAATGACTAGGGGGCGGGGGGATGGGGACTGGCTAGGCCGGTGTCTAGATTTCAAGAAAAGTTTGAAGTATCCCATCCAAAGAACTGGTGAAACTAGGACAAAAAACAGATGCCCTCACCCATTACCACCCAGCAGCAGCTTCCTACTCTGATCATTGTCCTCCCCTTCCAGGGCCACCCAGGCCTTTAAACATTGCCCAGCACAGGGCCACCCGGGTACATGTCAGGAGGTCGATAAATGTTTCTTATCAAGTGtcatatcatcatcattattattttcatttctgcctAGTGAACTCTTCTAGGGGAGGAGCAAGCCCTCATCCAGCTCTACACCCCATCGCTCAGCTAAGTTTCAGGGCACTGCAAATAGCAGGTGTTCTACATATGCTGGTAGGaggaaaaacaaagggaaagtgaaatctGGCTGCAGAAGCAGGCTGCTTTAGAAGGAACAGATGTCTTTATGCTTTACTGAGGCCTCGAGGCTGTGCCAGGGATAAGAACGCGGTATTCGTTCATCAAATTAGGGCCCTTTCTAGGGGTCATTTAAGGCTTTCGTTGGTTCAGTAAAGCAGACCCTCATGTGACATTTGGGATTGCTATCGAATCTATTAAAAGTTGGTTTAAGTTCTTGTCAGTTCTTCTAAGCAGAACCCCGGCTTTTCATTAAATCACTACACAGCAGCCTTCAGGGGAGGGAACCATGGAGCAAAGCAGTTAATAGCTTGAGTTTTCACAGCTCTGCCACTTAGGAGCTGAGTGGCCAGGAGCAAGTCTCAAAATCTCACTGTCAAGCTTCCCacggggctgctgctgctgctgctaagtcacttcagtcgtatccgactctgtgcgaccccaaggacagcagcccaccaggctccaccgtccctgggattctccaggcaagaacactggagtgggttgccatttccttctccaatgcatgaaagtgaaaagtgaaagtgaagctgctcagtcgtgtccgactctaagcgaccccatggactgtggcctaccaggctcctcctatgggattttccaggcaagagtactggagtgggttgccattgccttctcacggGGCTAAGTACTGCCTAACTCAGGGCCATGGGGAACACTGAAGGAATTAGTACAGGTAAAGCACTAAGAACAATGCTTGACATAGAGTAATTGCTCAATAACATCTTTGTGAAAGGAATTAATGAACTCTTCTCATCCAGTGAAAGCAGTCCCCCACTGAGCTGGATTTAGGATTCTAATCTCTCCTTTCAGGCAGGCTATCCATGGACAACTTTTCTGTCCCTCAAAGCAGCCCCTGGACAGCAAGACTTCTTGAGTCAGTGTCTGGTCCGCTGAGCCTGGacaccccccccgccccgcgtTTCCCTCACGTGGTAAGATGCCCTCCGGCACAGGGCTAGCCTGGCAGCTCCCCTCTCTGACCTTTCTGGAGGCTGAGGGGAGGACAACTTTACACTCAGTGGGGTGCTGGGTGGGAGTTGCAGGCGGACACCTCACTCCGGGAAGAGCCTGGAGAGTTCAGAGCTTGGCTCCTGTCCCCCAATCCCCCCAGCCCTGCTGGAGGAAGCAAGTTTCTTTGCAAAAAGTTAAACATCCTCTTTGTGAGAGGCAAGAAAACAGGACGTGGGAAGCGTCCCACAGGGTGAACCTGGGCCCCCAATGCCTGGCACCTCCTCCTCTCTGTTGAGCAGCGCCTGGTGGCTTGAACCCTTGCTTTCTCACACATGCTAACCTCTGAAGGGGGGCCATGTTCCCACTGCCCCCCACAATGCCCTTGAACTCCAGTGACAAACTCTGGCTTCCTCCCTGGCTCTCCAGGGTCTGTGTCTGGCTGTCTACACCTCCTCCCAGGGCCCCACATAAACGCAGAGCACACCACTAGGGAAAAAGTGAAGGAACAAAGCAATAGAAGGGTGAATTCAACAAACATCTATTGAATACCAACTGTGTGCCGAGCCCTATTCTAGGCGCCAGGGAGgcaacagtaaacaaaacaaaagaaatcccTGCCTAGCAATGCTCACATTTCTAAGGAATGATGAATTGGTTGTTCAGTTCTTTGGATACTCTCCAAGCTCATTCccacctcagggtctttgcacttggcgttccctctgcctggaatgctcttcctccAAATATTCATTCCggctcagctcaaatgtcacctcctctgaaAGCCTTAGATGACCACACTAAAATAGCAATTCAACCCCTGTTACTCTCCATTCCTTTCATCCTTTATTATTCTTCATAGCTTTTATCACCACCTAACATAACattagatccaaccagtccattctgaaggagatcagccctgggatttctttggaaggaatgatgctaaagctgaaactccagtactttggccacctcatgcgaagagttgactcattggaaaagaccctgatgctgggagggattgggggcaggaggagaaggggacgacagaggatgagatggctggatggcatcactgactcgatggacgtgagtctgagtgaactccgggagttggtgatggacagggaggcctggcgtgcttcgattcatggggtcgcgaagagtcggacactactgagcgactgaactgaactgaacataacattatttatttatacttaagTGCAGTTACTTTAGTAAGTAGATAAATACagcagatttatatatatatatatatatatatatctcagcatataaatttatataagatgatatatatattgtacatatactatacaaaatgcaaaaatatattctgtatttccatataatggcatatgtatatttattgtattgtttactaatatataatttatataccagtAAAAATTAGACATCACTATATATTTCTATGTCACCATATACATAGTAAATGGCATGTGTTTACATCtctattatattcatatatacatatcctccttttcctcatctgtaaacggGGGAAACAGCCATTATTAAACatgaaattatataaacttaCAACTAAATTAAATTCTGAAAGGTGATACTCAAAATTCATCACTTATTTTACTACATTTCATTATTTCTATGCTCCTGAGAGATCATTTATCCCTGTTTTATTTGTACAATGGAGATAATAGACATGGTGCACTACTGCACCTCTTCCAGATTCCGTGTTCCGTGACTACACCTTGGTAAGCTGAAATCTGACAAGATAATAGTATGTAAACCATGGAAACTGGCAAATGTTAGAAAGCAGAGCTTCCTTTCCCTCTCCACctaaataaatgcttgttaaCCATTTACCAGAATATCACTGAAAGCACTCagagagtgcctggcacatggtaaacgCTATAATGTTTCCATTACTATATTTGCTTGTGCACTGAGTCCAGACGCAGTCTTTTTTTTCTAGGTCCGAGTTAAAAGTGTTTGAAGAACACAGAATTACAAAGAATTAGTGTGCTGAGCTGCACCTATTTAATCTTCCCAGTAACTCTAGGTGGagtctgtattatttattatccCCTTTCTACAGACAGAGAAACCGAAGTTCTGAGAAGGTAACAATCAGAATGAGCTATCAATTAGCGGAAGTGAGATTTGAAATCGCAGACCAGTAGCTTTCGCGCGCCCGCGCACTTAACTAACGCACTCTCCTTCCTCTCAAGTTCACCACCCCAAAGGTAACTGCACTTCACGGTACGCGAAAAATAAGTAGGTGCCAGCGTGCTCGTAGTATCTTGGGAAATGTAGTTCACAGGCTCAAGACATACAGTTGTCCAAGAAGGGAGGAGTGGAGAAAAAGGCGATTTTTCGGCTTATAACAAAAGAGCACAGTCAGTTCTCATGCCTCGCGACATTTCAGCCTTTCCGTGCGAGACTTCGGCGGCTTTACTAGAGCCCGTTGCATGCTGGGAACGGCAATTCGCCAGACCCGCTACGTCGGCATGAGTTGCCGGAACTCACGTGGTAAATTCAGGTCCGGTCCCGGCTTCGCGCGAGCCACCGCATTCCACGATGACAGGCGTGGCACACTCTGGTGGCCCTTAGGCATGCGCGACAGACTTTTGGAGCAACTAAGAACCCAAACTGAAAACCTACGACTTCTCACCGGTTTGCGCTCTCGCCGAGGCTTGTGCTGCTCACGAACCGGCCTCCTTGGTTCCTTTTCTCCCCACTCCCAAAGTTGGAGGTAGGCCCTGGGACGCGGAGGACTTGGGTCCCGACTCAAACAGTTGAGGCATGCCTGCACTGTCCTGccagtgagggaaggagggaagttcGCAACAGTGTGGTTTGGGCAGCTGGCATTGGGTAGGCTCCAGACCCAAGGTTTGTTTGGAGAATAGGACCGCTCCTGCGGGATGGGCTAGGGGTGGGGGACGGGGGCCCAGGGGTCCAGATACCGGCGGAGCTGCCTTGAAGGGGGTCTTGTGGTCCTGGTCCCAGTGGGGACTTGGGCTTTGAGGTAATGATGAGGAGGGACCAGTGGTGTAGTCAGAGGGCTGTTAATGGGTAGGTGTGGAGGTTTGGTGAGCTGCGTGGGTGTAGTAGAGGTCTGGTGGGAGTGTTATTGGGAAATCAGTGGGGGCTAATAGGTGTGCTTTAGTCGATGTGTTCATGGGGGCCAGTGGGGATGTGTTCATTAATGAGGGGATGGTAGAATGGGAAACTGGAAGATAATGGGAGACAAGTAGCAGTGTGATCCCTGGGGGACGAATGGAGTTATGACATTCAAGGGGTTGATAAAGAGTGATGGAGCATAGTGATTCAAAGGATAATGGTGAGGCTGTGGAGGGAATAAGAGGTGAGGGTCATGATCAAGGAACTAATGAAGTAGTGATCAAAGAAGAGAGAATGGGAAGATCAAGGGGTATTGTGATCAAAGGATTTTAGTTTGTGATGATGGCATGATCATTGAAGAAGTAATGAGAACAGAGTGAGCAAAGAGAGGGTAATAAGTAAGCTGTTGGGTGTGATCATAAATTGATTATTGGGTGGGGAAACAGGTGGGCAGTGAGGGGAGAATGGTGTGTATGGGGAGATGTATGATTATCAAGGATTAAGGTGAATGTGGTAAGAAGAGTTAACAGGGTCTAGTGATCTGTGAAGGATCAATTGGAGGGCCGAGCTAAAGGGGGTTGATAAATCATAGTAAATGAGAGTTTAATGGGGAACTAATAGACCATGATCCTCCAGGTATTAATGGGGGATGATAAAAGAATTatcgggcttcccaagtggctcagtagtaaagaatctgcctgcaatgcaggagatgtgggttcgatccctgggtcaggaagatccgctggagaagggattggttacccgctccagtattcttgcctggaaaaccccatgcacattggagcctggcgggctacagtccatggggttacaaaagagtcggacatgacttagcgactaaacaacaacaaaaggaataaTTGGGGGCCTAATCATTTCAGGGGAGAGAGATTAAGGAGGTGGGGAATGCAGTGAGCTAGTGTGAGGGTAATAGAGTTAAAGCAGGGGATTAATGGGGCCTAGTAGGGCTTTATGACTAGGGGTAGTGAGGAgagctgggggtggtggtgagatGTTATTGGGGTtaaggtgggcagagaagggttGATCGTGAGACTTGCAGGGTTTAATATGTGGAGTGTAAGTGACAGCAGTGGGAGGTGGACAGGGTCAGTAACATCATCTATGTGATAAGTGTTGGGTTTGTGGGACTTTGAGGGGTCTGTTGGCTTAATGGTGGAATCTGTAGGGTGAGCGGTGGAGCCTGAGACCTCAGTAATGGGATCCTAGGCTCGGTGAGCTCAGTGGGTTAGTGACTGGGCTCCAACCTCGCCACCTGTTGAGAGAACTGTCACATAGATCAGATGAGCCTGGTTTAGTTCATGTGGTTCTCACAGCCCTGCAGAGATAGGTAATGGCCCACTCACCTACTTACTGATATGGGGCAGCATCAGCTTACTGTTGGCAGGTCCCTGGGCAAACAGTGTGGAAGATGGGACGGACGTCAAAGGACAAGAGAGATGTCTACTACCGCCTAGCCAAGGAGAATGGCTGGCGTGCCCGCAGTGCCTTCAAGCTGCTACAACTTGATGAGGAATTCCAACTCTTCCAAGGTCCCCATTTTTGGTGGGCAGTTCACTGGGGGATGGGGCGGGCGAAGGAAATAGACAAGTGGGCTAGGTCTACAGAGCTCTGTGTGGTAGGTGGGCTGACTTGGAGGGTCTGTGGGGCAGTCAGGAAGATGGCAGGTACTCAAAAGGATCTGGGCAGCAGGTAGATATGGGTGCTTCCTGGGGGAAAGGGGTAAACTTTGCAGGGTCCCAGGTTGGAGAGGTGGCTGAAGCTGACCAGTGCACCTTCCTGTGTGTGCTCAGGTGTGACGCGGGCAGTTGACTTGTGTGCGGCCCCAGGCAGCTGGAGCCAGGTGCTGAGTCAGAAGATTGGGTGAGTGTGGAGTCCCAGATGGGAGGCTGGGAGGGCAGACTAGGTTGGAGGGTGGACCAGGAGTAAAAACTGAGCTGACACAGACCATGTTGTCCACAGGGGCCAAGGGTCTGGCCACGTGGTGGCTGTGGACCTTCAGGCTATGGCTCCACTACCAGGTGTGTTACAGATCCAGGGGGATATCACCCAGGTGAGAGCATGGCTGGGGGTGTTGGTGTGTATTCTGGACAAAGGCCCTCCCAATCTGGGGTTTGCAGcaagtggaagaaagaaaaagacaaagagaccAAGAAAGACAGACAGGTAGAGTAGCTGAGAGAAACCAAGAGAGGATAACAGAAGAGGAACAGAGCCAGTGAGTTGTCATCACAGAGAGACAGCAAAAAAATATTCCCAGAGATGGAGCCCAGTCTCAGGCAAAGCCTGAGAATTTGGCTGACCTGATGCTGTGGGCCAGGGCCGTGGTGGGCTTAGAGGGCTGTGGTGGGGATGCTGTGGGGCCACTCATCATCCCTTTCTTCCATAGCTGTCCACTGCCAAAGAGATCATCCAGCATTTTGAAGGCTGCCCCGCGGACCTAGTAGTGTGTGACGGGGCTCCTGATGGTAAACAGCAGGGATTGGGAGGCCAGGCGGGGGGTCCTTTGCATGTTCCTCTCTGTATGTCCCACCTCTGTTGGCTTCTTTTATTGCCTCTCCCCTGCACTGTCAGCTGTTCCCACATCTGGCAACTTCTCCCTACCTCTGTTTCctgttctctgcctctgtcttctacTGTTTTGGTTTTATCCACCCTTTTGTCATCTCTCTGCAACTGTTCCATTCcactcacttcttttttttttaagtcagccatctatccatccattcagcacatttactgagcatctgttgtgtgtcaggcactgttagACATGTTGGGAGGATAACATGAATAAAATTCTACTATTCTCTGACCTCATAGAGCTGGTGTTCTAGTGGGAgcagacagaaaagaaacaaatgattgAATTATAAAGCATGTCAAAAGGTGATAGGCACCatggggaaataatgaaaatgagagagagggagggaatacCTGGAGGAATTTTAAGTAAAGTGGAGAAGGCCTCACTGCCTTTAGCATAAAGACCTAAAGCAGCCAAGGGAGTGGGCTAGGGCACATCTGGATAAAGAGCAATCCAGGTAAAGTGATTGGCACATACAAAGGACTTGAGGTAGGAGGGTGAAGAGCAAGATCACTGTGGCTGGATCAGAGTAAGCGTGAGAGTGGTAGGAGGTAAGGTCAGTGAGGTGGTGGGAATCAGATCCTCAGGTGGATCTTTCTGGGCCACAGTGGTGACTTTGGCTCCTTCACTAAGACAAGAGCATGGAGAAAGCCATGGGGTGGTTGTGAGCAGAGGAGGGCCATGCCTGATGTGTGTCTTGACAGGATCCCTCTGGCTGCTGTGAGCAGTGTGAGGGCTGAgacctggggaggggaggctgctgTAGTCATCCAGGTGAGTGGCGATGGTGGTGGAGATGAGTAGAGGAGATCTTTTGAAAGAGTTGAGAAAGTTTACTAATGGCTTAAATGTGGATGTGAGAAGAGattgggaggggtgtgtgtgtatcaaaGGTAACTACCTTGAAGGTTTtggcttgaacaactggaaggaTCAGGTGAGATGGGGGAAATGATGGGAGGAGCAAGTTCCAGCAAGAAGgtaaagagtttatttttggatgtGTTGCATCTGAGATGTTCGTTCTGATCTGAATCTGGACTGGAGATAGAAGAAATAATACTCGTGCCTAAGATTGTTTTGAGATTGAAAATGAGTGTCTTAGGGTTAGGAGCTCAGAATATGCATCCAGTTGGCAGATGTAGTCATTTGCATGCAGAACCTTAGTAGTAAGAGAGCTTGGTAAATGTTTTTAGCGCTCTAACCTCTTTGGGACAGGAAGATAGACTGTATGGCCCCCTAACGCTGTTCCTCTTGCCACAGTAACCGGCCTCCACGATGTTGATGAGTATATGCAGGCCCAGCTCCTCCTAGCTGTGAGTAACCCTGGCTGTCCCTACCTCAGTTTGGCCCCCTCCTGGCTGGCTGTATCTCAGCCTTAGCCATCTGTCCTGCCCATAGGCTCTGAATATTGCTACACACGTCTTGAAGCCAGGGGGCTGCTTTGTGGCTAAGGTAAGTCTCAGGGAACCTGGTAGGGGGTAGAGAGGAGTCCCCAAAGTTCATCCTCATGCCTCCATCTCTGCCTCCCCACCCTGCAGATCTTCCGAGGCCGGGATGTGACGCTGATCTATAGCCAGCTGCGTGTCTTCTTCTCCAGCGTGCTCTGTGCCAAGCCCAGAAGCAGCCGGAACTCCAGCATTGGTCAGTGGGGTAGAGGGGCCAGGCAGGGGTTTTGAATCTCAGAGGCCCATCTCACATGGAGTGGAGGCAGCAGTTGCCCCTCACTCTACCTTCTCCCCATAGAGGCCTTTGCTGTCTGTAAGGGTTACGACCCCCCTGAGGGCTTCCTGCCGGACCTGACCAAACCCCTGCTGGACCACTCTTATGGTGAGAGCCCTGGGCCCCATCCCTGGGGAGAGTTTGTCTGCCAGTGAAATTTTATGTCCCAGGAGGGCCGTTAGCCCCACGCCCAGCTGAAACCCTGCCCCTTAAGGGAATGCTGTCCCAAAGGGATCTTCAGCCCCACCCTCTGAAAATTCCACCCCTGTAGGGGTATTTTGATCTAGGAGGATCTTCAGCTTAGTTCCCTAGTGATGACTCTTAGACCTGGTGAAAGTTCTGAGTCCTACCCCAAGGGACACTCCACCTGCCTAAGGAGTTTCTAGCCTAGGAAGACTCAGTCACACCCCCAGGTAGAAACCCCGCCTCTGTGTGGGAATTTTGTCCTGTGAGGGCCTTCAACCTGGCCCCAGAGGGAAAAAGCACAGGGCTGCTTTTGTGTCAAGCATGCTTGAGTGAGACAAAGTCCAGGCAGTGTATGGCAGGTGGCCATAAGTGCAGTGGGAGAAAAGCAGGTTGGGGAGGGCTGTTTTAGAATGAGTGatcatggagggcttccctgaggaggtgaTCTGAACCAAATGAAGGATTTCTGGTGCAAGAGTATAGAGAGTAGCTGGTGGATATGTGAGGGAGGCCTCCGTACCCATCTGGGGTGCAGCCTGAGTCACAGCTGACCCCAGACACCCTGGCCCTGTCTTGTCTCATCTGTCCCTGCTTGTCAGATCCAGATTTCAACCAGTTGGATGGCCCCACCCGCATCATTGTGCCATTTGTGACCTGTGGGGACCTGAGCGCCTATGATTCAGACCGCAGTTACCCACTGGACGTAAGTGCCCTGTCAACAGTGGGTTGGATGGGGGGTGCTGTCCTCTGTTCCCAGGTCCTCACAATGTGTGTGAGGACCCTCCCAATGTGTGTCCCTGCAGCTAGAGGATGGTTCAGAATACAAGTACACTCCACCCACGCAGCCCCCCATCTCACCGCCCTACCAGGAGGCCTGCGCATTGAAGAAGAAGGGGCAGCTGGCCAAGGAGATCTGCCCCCAGGACTGCCCCATGAGCACAGTGGACTTGTTGCCCCAGTCCCTGGCCACTCCACAGCGCTACACCCTGCAGACGTCTGAGGTCTGAAAACATGGACCCAGAGCCCTCAGTGCCCACAGTGACCCCCTCTTCATGTGCTTCTTTCTACCCCAAATCATGTGGTATCTGGGACAAACTTCTGTTTCCTAACTCCCAATAGCTATAAAAATCAATGGGTAAAACCAAGTATAGTGAGCAGAAAAGCTTAACCAAATATCTgagtctctcttctttttcttgggtaggTGGAAGACAGTGGAGTGACTTGCTCATCTTAACACATGAAGGTAAATTTGCCTTTTTAATCTAAGAATTTGAGTAAACAGCATCTTTAAGAAAAAACTGAgtaaaattctactttttaaaatttttacatcaACTGGTAAGATTTCAGTCAGCAGACCTTTACTAAAACTCCTGATGTTATGTGTCAGGAACTGCCTTAATGATTTTACACATTG
This genomic window contains:
- the FTSJ1 gene encoding tRNA (cytidine(32)/guanosine(34)-2'-O)-methyltransferase isoform X1, with the protein product MGRTSKDKRDVYYRLAKENGWRARSAFKLLQLDEEFQLFQGVTRAVDLCAAPGSWSQVLSQKIGGQGSGHVVAVDLQAMAPLPGVLQIQGDITQLSTAKEIIQHFEGCPADLVVCDGAPDVTGLHDVDEYMQAQLLLAALNIATHVLKPGGCFVAKIFRGRDVTLIYSQLRVFFSSVLCAKPRSSRNSSIEAFAVCKGYDPPEGFLPDLTKPLLDHSYDPDFNQLDGPTRIIVPFVTCGDLSAYDSDRSYPLDLEDGSEYKYTPPTQPPISPPYQEACALKKKGQLAKEICPQDCPMSTVDLLPQSLATPQRYTLQTSEVEDSGVTCSS
- the FTSJ1 gene encoding tRNA (cytidine(32)/guanosine(34)-2'-O)-methyltransferase isoform X4 — translated: MGRTSKDKRDVYYRLAKENGWRARSAFKLLQLDEEFQLFQGVTRAVDLCAAPGSWSQVLSQKIGGQGSGHVVAVDLQAMAPLPGVLQIQGDITQLSTAKEIIQHFEGCPADLVVCDGAPDVTGLHDVDEYMQAQLLLAALNIATHVLKPGGCFVAKIFRGRDVTLIYSQLRVFFSSVLCAKPRSSRNSSIEAFAVCKGYDPPEGFLPDLTKPLLDHSYDPDFNQLDGPTRIIVPFVTCGDLSAYDSDRSYPLDEACALKKKGQLAKEICPQDCPMSTVDLLPQSLATPQRYTLQTSEVEDSGVTCSS
- the FTSJ1 gene encoding tRNA (cytidine(32)/guanosine(34)-2'-O)-methyltransferase isoform X5, yielding MGRTSKDKRDVYYRLAKENGWRARSAFKLLQLDEEFQLFQGVTRAVDLCAAPGSWSQVLSQKIGGQGSGHVVAVDLQAMAPLPGVLQIQGDITQLSTAKEIIQHFEGCPADLVVCDGAPDVTGLHDVDEYMQAQLLLAALNIATHVLKPGGCFVAKIFRGRDVTLIYSQLRVFFSSVLCAKPRSSRNSSIEAFAVCKGYDPPEGFLPDLTKPLLDHSYDFNQLDGPTRIIVPFVTCGDLSAYDSDRSYPLDEACALKKKGQLAKEICPQDCPMSTVDLLPQSLATPQRYTLQTSEVEDSGVTCSS
- the FTSJ1 gene encoding tRNA (cytidine(32)/guanosine(34)-2'-O)-methyltransferase isoform X2, producing the protein MGRTSKDKRDVYYRLAKENGWRARSAFKLLQLDEEFQLFQGVTRAVDLCAAPGSWSQVLSQKIGGQGSGHVVAVDLQAMAPLPGVLQIQGDITQLSTAKEIIQHFEGCPADLVVCDGAPDVTGLHDVDEYMQAQLLLAALNIATHVLKPGGCFVAKIFRGRDVTLIYSQLRVFFSSVLCAKPRSSRNSSIEAFAVCKGYDPPEGFLPDLTKPLLDHSYDFNQLDGPTRIIVPFVTCGDLSAYDSDRSYPLDLEDGSEYKYTPPTQPPISPPYQEACALKKKGQLAKEICPQDCPMSTVDLLPQSLATPQRYTLQTSEVEDSGVTCSS
- the FTSJ1 gene encoding tRNA (cytidine(32)/guanosine(34)-2'-O)-methyltransferase isoform X3; amino-acid sequence: MAGVPAVPSSCYNLMRNSNSSKVPIFGVTRAVDLCAAPGSWSQVLSQKIGGQGSGHVVAVDLQAMAPLPGVLQIQGDITQLSTAKEIIQHFEGCPADLVVCDGAPDVTGLHDVDEYMQAQLLLAALNIATHVLKPGGCFVAKIFRGRDVTLIYSQLRVFFSSVLCAKPRSSRNSSIEAFAVCKGYDPPEGFLPDLTKPLLDHSYDPDFNQLDGPTRIIVPFVTCGDLSAYDSDRSYPLDLEDGSEYKYTPPTQPPISPPYQEACALKKKGQLAKEICPQDCPMSTVDLLPQSLATPQRYTLQTSEVEDSGVTCSS